The Litoribrevibacter albus genome segment TGGGAGCAGGTGGTGAGTTCTTCACTTTTTTCAATGAAAGAAAACGAAAAGACATCTGTCGCGCACTCTTCAATACCTACTATCAAGAACAAGCAGACAAGCAGATTATTTTTGATACCAATCGTATTTGGACCGCCCGTTTACATCAGCTGACTGAGCTTTATGACGATTTCAAAGTGATCTGTTGTGTTCGCAATCCAGCTTGGGTGATGGACAGTTTTGAAGTGATCTATCGCAAAAATCCTTTCGATTACAGCCGTATGTACAACCCTCAATCCCGGCAAACCGTTTACTCCCGTTGTGAGAGCATGATCAGTGCGTCCGGCACGGTGGGCAGTGCGTGGACTGCGCTAAAAGAGGCGTATTACGGTGAGTATTCTGATCGTTTATTACTGATTGATTATGACTTGTTAACGCAACATCCCGTGAAGACGCTTGAGTTGCTCTATCAGTTTATTGGTGAGCCGATGTACGACCACGATTTTAATAGTGTGGACTATGAGGCTAATGAGTTTGATCGAAACCTGGGGGCAAAAGGGCTGCATCAAGTGAAGAAAAAAGTCGAGTTTAAGACTCGTCGCAGCATTTTACCGCCGGAGTTATTTCAGAAGTACAGTGACATGGCGTTTTGGCAAGACACTGCTGGTACCTCAGCAAGCATCATTAGTTCTAAATAAGAGCGTCCAAATGAGTGCTTCCGCGAAAGGTGATTTAGGTAACAAGCGGTTAACTAATAAGCAGTGAAGTACCAAGCAGTGAACTAACAAGTAGCTAAGTATTAAAAAGCATACGCAACAAAAAATATTAACGAAGGTTGGATTATGAATAAGCATGTTTTAAAAGGCATTACATCGGCAATGATGTCTTTAGGGGTCTGCAATGTTGCGCCTGCACAAGCTTACAGTGCTTATACGCCAGGTGCTGTTCAAACGTATGCCAGGCAAAACAGAGTAGGTGCGGCTCCCATGCCTTTGGGACATCCTTCTCTGAATAATTCACCTTCGAGTCGAACTGAGAAACAGTTGCTTACACAGAGGCAGAGAAATCAGCCTGTCTCTTTAATTCAACAAGTGACCTCTGCCAATGAAGTGTATCTGAACTCGGCGGCTCATCGTGATCTCGACCTTCAAGATGCTACTTCTACAAAAACCACATCTACAAAAACCACATCTACTGAAACCCGTGTAAGTGAAATACCTACTGACTTAGTGATAGAGACTCGCCATGCTATTTCCGAGCTGATTATTATTGATCAGGCGGTTGCCGATAAGCATTTGATATACCGCCAGCTTAAACCCGGTATGGAAATCAGAGAAATCAATGCGTTTGACGATGGTTTGGTTCAGCTATCCACTATTTTGTCTGATTATCATGATCTTGATGCCTTACATATTTTTTCTCACGGCCGCGATGGGGCAATTCTTCTTGGTAATTCTCAGATTAATGAGGCCAAGTTAAACCACGAAATCAATGCACTTTCAGATATCGACGGGGCGTTGAAAGACGGTGCGGACTTACTGCTCTACGGATGTGAACTGGCTAAAACCGAACAGGGTGAGCAACTGTTGGAATTGATTGCCAGCCAGGCTAACGTGGATGTGGCGGCGTCCAATGACTTAACCGGGAACTCGCAGTTAGGCGGTGACTGGGATCTGGAAATCCAGACGGGCGATATTGAAACCGAGTTGCTGGCAAACTCTATTGCCATGCAAGACTTTTCGACGGTGTTATTGGATAGCACTCTTTCAGGCAGTGAGTTCTCTAGTTCTGGTTATACTGATCCTAAAACGACTACTGTTGGGTCTTATACGGCTCGATTGTCTTCAAACAGCTCAGGCATGGGTGATTATTCATTTAAATGTGCTAACGTTGCCAATTATTGTATTGAGGACTACGGCAGCAACGGCAACGGGGTAGGTACAAAGATTTACCTGGATTTCACGGGTGGGCAGGAATTTGATATTACCAGTCTGTATATTTATAGCACTACAGCACAAGATTTTACTTTTGAGTCGAATAATGGTGACAGCAGCACCTTAAGTTTAGGCGCTGGTGGCAGTAGCTCTCCAACTCTTAACTGGACCGGTATTACCAAACTGACCATTCGCCGAACCGATAATGGCACGTTTGGACGATTAAAAATCGGTACGTTTGTTTTAACTAATATCCAGAACCCGACAACCCCAACCATCAGTGGTGTAACCTATGATTCCAGCTCAGGTAATCTAGTCGTCACAGGGACCAACTTCGAAGCCAAAACCGGCGCTGCCAATGATATTACCGTTAATAAACTGACCATCACTGGTGAAGGTGGCGGTGGATCGGCTTACACGCTCACTTCAAGTACAAATGTTGAAATAGATTCCGCCACTCAGTTTACTGTACCCATCAGTGGTACCGATAAATTACGGGTTGATGCCTTACTTAACAAAAACAGCACATCGGCAGACGATGGCACCAGCTACAATCTAGCTGCAGCGGATGACTATGTTGCTAATGTTACTACTGGCGATACCTCCAGCTCGACCAATGGCATTACTGTTAGTAATTATGCGAATCCAAACATTACGTCTTCAACCTACGATGCCAGTACCGGGGCATTGGTTGTTACTGGTAGTGGCTTTTCCAGCGTCAGTGGTGCCAATAATGACGTCATTGCTAATACATTCACATTCACCGGAGACGGTGGCGATACCTATACATTGACCGACAGCAGTAATGTCGATGTCACTTCTGCCACCTCGTTTACCATTACGCTCAGTGCCACGGATAAGCAGCATGTGAATGGTATTCTGAACAAGAATTTAACCAGTGCCGAAAGCGGCCAGACATATAACCTGGAAGCTGCTGATAATTGGATGGCGGGCGGTGCATCGAATTCCAATATTGCTGATAGCACAGCAACTATCAATGTCAGTAACGTGACGGCGCCTGCCGTCACGTCTGCTACTTACAACCAAGGAACGGGTGTATTGACCGTCACCGGCACCAACTTTGTCAATAAAGTGGGGGCCACCAATGACGTTGATGTGAGTAAACTGACCCTGACGGGTGAGGGTGGAAATACCTATACCTTAACCACCAGTAACGTGGAAATTACCAGTGCGACTTCCTTTTCAGTTACGCTCAATGCCACTGATAAATTGGTGGTTAACGGGCTTCTTAATAAAAACGGCACTCAGGCCGATGATGGTGCGACGAACTACAACTTGAATTTGGCCGATGATTATATGCCGGCGGTGGCAACATCGACCAATATCGCAGATGCAACGAACGCCGTAACCGTCAGTAATGTGCAAGTTCCGACGATTACCAGCGCAACCTATGATGCAAACAGTAAAGCGTTGGTGGTGACCGGTACCGGGTTTGCCAGAAAATATGGCGCCGCAAATGACATTGATACCACCAAACTGTCACTGACCGGTGAGAGTGGTAATAGTTATACGCTCACGGGCAGCGCAGTTGAAATCAGTTCGGAAACCGCATTTACCGTGACACTCAGTGATACCGATAAACTTAATGTCAACGGTTTACTGAACAAAGACGGCACCACATCTGACGGCGGCACTACCTATAATCTGGTTGGAGCGGAAGATTGGCAACAAGGTGCAGCCGCGAGTGCGACAATTGCGGATACAACAGGAAACAGCATTACGGTCAGTAGCTCGGCTGACCCAACCATTACCTCTGCAACTTACGACTATTCCAGTGGTGTGTTGGCTGTTACCGGCACCCGGTTTGTTAAAAAGCCAGGGTTAACGAATGATGTGGATTTGACCAAGCTGGCGCTTCTTGGTGAAGCCAGTGGCACCCGAACGTTAACCACCACTAACGTCGAAATTACCGATGAAACCGGTTTTAGTGTCTCATTAAACAGTGCCGATAAAACAGCCGTGAATGCATTACTTAATACCAATGGCACTCAATCGGCAGAT includes the following:
- a CDS encoding sulfotransferase family protein; this translates as MQKVHFISGLPRSGSTLLAGILRQNPSFHAAMSSPVASLMNGCLEQMGAGGEFFTFFNERKRKDICRALFNTYYQEQADKQIIFDTNRIWTARLHQLTELYDDFKVICCVRNPAWVMDSFEVIYRKNPFDYSRMYNPQSRQTVYSRCESMISASGTVGSAWTALKEAYYGEYSDRLLLIDYDLLTQHPVKTLELLYQFIGEPMYDHDFNSVDYEANEFDRNLGAKGLHQVKKKVEFKTRRSILPPELFQKYSDMAFWQDTAGTSASIISSK